TTCCACTTAAATATTGTAAGAGCAAGTCTTTATTCATCAACAGCAATTCGTTTTACACAGATAATACGTAAGGAACCGTCCCAACCCCTATCAATGTGTTTTATAACACATTCTTGGGATGGGGGCTCCGTTTTCTTTTCTGAGTAAAGGCTTAGCTGTTCTGGTAGTCTGTTTGGTTTTCGGTGTTACCGAACAAAAAGGAAGAAAAATAACACGCCCAGGATGCCGTATTGTGACAGTTTCTCCCGGAAGGTACGCAAAGCTGCGGTCATCTGATTTTCGACAGTTTTTACCGAAATGCTCAACTGCTCGGCAATCTCTTTGTTCGATAATCCTTTTTCCCGGCTTAACAGGAATATTTCTTTTCGTTTTTCCGGCAGTTTTTCCAGAATGTCATGGTATATCTTATCGATGTTGAAGAACTCGATTTCCAGCTCTGCATTGTCATCATTTACCGGAAACTCTTGATTGTTATTTATTTGAATGGAGGCCAGCAGATTTTGTTTCCTCAACTGGGTAATGACGTCCCGGTAGGCAATGGTAAACAGGTAAGATTTGAACGAGAATTTTTCTTCGATGGTATTACGACGTTCCCAAACCTTGACGAATACATTTTGCACGATCTCTTCCGCGTCGGACGGATTTTTCAGGATGCTTGTTACAAAGGCGTACAACCCTTCGGCATATCTTCCGTACAGCGCGTCGAATGCCTCGTGATCTCCTTTTTTTAGGCTGGATATTAGCTTCAGGTCTGTAGTTTCGTTCATCTCTTATGTTAAGATAACCGCACGTGTTAGGTTGCTGAACCTGCGATTTTAATTGGTAAAAGTGAGAAAAAAAAATTACATCTTCAATTAAAGAGGTGACACGAAAATAGCCCGACATTTTGTTATTGTGACGAATCGAGAGGGAGTAATGTACTTATGTGTTGATATGGGCAAAGGATTGGTCGCTTTTCCTGACCTTGCGATCCTCGCGGTATTTGCCGGGAGTAATGCCGGTTTCTTTTTGAAATGCGCGGATGAAGGAATTCAACGATCCGAATCCGGACAGATCGCCAATATGTTCCAGCGTATAGCCGTCGAACGATTCGGTTTCGAGCATCCGTCGGGCTTCCTTCACACGGTGATGGTTAACATACGTGCAAAAATTCATCCTGTAGTGTTTGTTGATGATGCCCGAAACATAGGTTCGGTTACTATTAATCATTTTTGACACTTCCCAAATTTTCAGGTCTTTGTTGAGGTAAGCTTTTTCTGAGGTAAAATATTCCTCCAACTTAACTACCACATCGTTGGGTTCCTTTTCCGGACGTTCTTCCTGGGGGTACATTTCGTCGAGTTTGACAATCTGACTAACGATCTGATCTTGCCGGTTTCCCAGGTATCCGATAACAAACAGTAAGACGGAAAAAATGAATGACGGAATGAGCAATTTCACACTGTTGTCGAGAAATGTGCTACGCCCAAGGGCATTGAAGATGAAACCTGCCAACGAGGTAAGCAACAGAAAAATATACATCAGCTGCGCCCAATTGAGATTCAGCTCTTCGGGGTTGGAATAATATTGAGCAATATTCTCTTTATGATGTCTGATGAGTCGTATGTTTAGTATCAGGTAGGCGAATATTTGAATGCCAAATACTAGTCGGCTCAGCAGGAAGAGCATTTGGTAGGCATCAATCCAGGGGTTGCCGGAGAGGTAAAAAGAATGTGAGCCATGTTCTAAGTGGTGAATATAGGCGAGTCGGTTGATTGGTCCCATGAAAATAATCAGAAACAGACTGGCGACCGCCACGATAACTCCGGGAAGGTAGTGAAGCAGATCTGAAGGCTTTAGCCGGGTTTCCACTGTCAGTAAGCGTACGTAGTGGTAATACATCGGAAATACAGCTAAACTGGTGAGCGTGTAGATCCATTCATACCACGTGAAAATCTGAAAATTACGGGTAAAGTAAAAAGCATGCCCCAGGTAAAGAAAAAATGCCACCATCATGAACATGCCAAGCATAAACTTGGCCCGGTTTATCCGGAGCGTTCCGATGGTAAGCACGATCGCCCAAAAAAGGGTCGCGTAAAGCGGATTGAGCACAGCCAAATATCGTATCATAAGCTGTTAGTGCAGTAAGTCAATTAATTCTTGAATGCGACCAAATGAGATCAACTACCTAAGGGGGAAGAAAAATGTACCAATTGAAAATTGGTTTTTACCTTCTGCAAGATACAAATAATCTTTTTGTCATACTTTCAAATGCATTAAGGTAAATGAATACAGTATTTTTTTGGGTGTTTTTTGGAGTAGATACACCTGTTTCTCTCTCCTGTCGTTTGTGTCTGTCACAGCTGCAGGTGGCAACTTGGTTCACATTACACATTGAGTTTTGTGCTTAGGTTACAATTCAGGTGAAAGGCAAATGTTTGTGCCATCTGCACATGAAGGGTGTTCCGGGGGGGCACCCTTCTTCATTCGGGCCATTCGTCAATGCTGTTGATACGCGAATTAGGGATGAACGCGATTGGAATTTAAAAACGCAATCCGGTGTCCAATGTCTTCTCTACCGGACTGGCCAGCATTCGTTTGGGAACTACGTTTAACGCTTCCTGCAAAAGAAACTCGATCAGGCGGTTACTTTTTGATATACGGGTGGTAACCAAACTGATCTCACGAACTGGTGGTGTTCCGGCTATTTCTTTCATCATTTGCTCTTTTTCAGGACTTACCGAAAGGGTGGCCATTTCAGGAATGAAAGTAATACCGCCGCTGTTTTCCACCACTCGGCAAAGCGATTCGATGGAGTTGGACAGATAGACGATATTCTGGTACTCGCCGGGTTCTTTCGCATACACACATACCGAATCGACCTGGTTTTGAAAGCAGTTTCCTTCCTGCAGATACCACATCTCTTTCAAATCAACGTTGTTTAAATCAATGCTTTCAGCTGAATACAACTCGTGCTGTTCGGATACATAGAGGTAGAATTTCTCATAGAAAAGCGGACGGAAGACCATTCCCGGCGCCGACACCGGAGTGGAGATGAAGCCTGCATCCAACAGGCCGTTTTTCAGTTGGGTGATAATCTCTTCGGTCTTTAATTCCTTTACCGTTAGCCGGATGTCGGGATATTTCTGAGTGAACTGGTCGAGAAACATGGTAAACCAATAGGGTGCAAGTGTTGAGATGACTCCGATCCGGAGTTCTCCCTCCGGCTTTTTCTCCAGCTCGAATGGCAAATCTTTCAATTTATCGGCCAATAGCAACAGTTCCCGTGCCTGTTCGGCAAAGATTTCTCCTTCTGCGGTAAGTGTTATACGGTTTGGAGAGCGCTTGAACAATTGCATGCTCAGCTCTTCCTCGAGTTTACGGATTTGCAGACTGAGGGCCGGTTGTGAGATGTGCAGTCTTTTCGCTGCCAGCGAGAAAGAATCATGTTGGCTCAACTCCAGGACGTATGATAATTGCAAAAGTGTCATTGTATAATCTTTTACTTATGGATGTATAAATATTTATAAAAATAGAAAATATCACCTTTGGAATATCAAAAACGGAAACAAACAATTTAAATATCGAATCATGGAAACAAAAAGAACAAACAACAACGTAGTAGCGCAATTGAATAATGTACTGGCCGACCTGCAAATCGTTTATCAAAACATGCGGGCGATGCACTGGCTGATTAAAGGCCCCGATTTTTACCAGCAACATAAGATGTTTGAAGGATTTTATACCGAGTTGGCTGATGTGGTGGACGACGTGGCCGAAAGAATCCTTACGTTGGACGGCGTGCCGTATCACCAGTTTAGCGAATACCTCGATCAGACCAGTATCGAACCGGTTGCCGAGGTGCCTCGTGGTAAAGAAACACTGAAAATAACTGTTGAAAACTTTGAGCATTTGCTCGGCGAGTACCGCGAAATACTGGAAGCTGCTTCGAACATTGGTGACGAGGGAACCGTCGCGTTGTTTAGCGAATTTATTGCCTCTACCGAGAAGAAGCTGTGGATGCTGAACGCTACCTTATCTTGAAGTAAAGCTTTTTAAACAGACACTGCTACACAATATGGGATGGGAAGATAACTAGTTTTATTGAGCAGATTATTAAAGGAATAAGTTCTGTTCCCATATTCTGATAGTAACAACCCCGAGGGTATCTGCTTTGGCAGGTGCCCTTTTCTTT
This Prolixibacter sp. NT017 DNA region includes the following protein-coding sequences:
- a CDS encoding RNA polymerase sigma factor; translated protein: MNETTDLKLISSLKKGDHEAFDALYGRYAEGLYAFVTSILKNPSDAEEIVQNVFVKVWERRNTIEEKFSFKSYLFTIAYRDVITQLRKQNLLASIQINNNQEFPVNDDNAELEIEFFNIDKIYHDILEKLPEKRKEIFLLSREKGLSNKEIAEQLSISVKTVENQMTAALRTFREKLSQYGILGVLFFFLFVR
- a CDS encoding LysR family transcriptional regulator — its product is MTLLQLSYVLELSQHDSFSLAAKRLHISQPALSLQIRKLEEELSMQLFKRSPNRITLTAEGEIFAEQARELLLLADKLKDLPFELEKKPEGELRIGVISTLAPYWFTMFLDQFTQKYPDIRLTVKELKTEEIITQLKNGLLDAGFISTPVSAPGMVFRPLFYEKFYLYVSEQHELYSAESIDLNNVDLKEMWYLQEGNCFQNQVDSVCVYAKEPGEYQNIVYLSNSIESLCRVVENSGGITFIPEMATLSVSPEKEQMMKEIAGTPPVREISLVTTRISKSNRLIEFLLQEALNVVPKRMLASPVEKTLDTGLRF
- a CDS encoding AraC family transcriptional regulator, whose protein sequence is MIRYLAVLNPLYATLFWAIVLTIGTLRINRAKFMLGMFMMVAFFLYLGHAFYFTRNFQIFTWYEWIYTLTSLAVFPMYYHYVRLLTVETRLKPSDLLHYLPGVIVAVASLFLIIFMGPINRLAYIHHLEHGSHSFYLSGNPWIDAYQMLFLLSRLVFGIQIFAYLILNIRLIRHHKENIAQYYSNPEELNLNWAQLMYIFLLLTSLAGFIFNALGRSTFLDNSVKLLIPSFIFSVLLFVIGYLGNRQDQIVSQIVKLDEMYPQEERPEKEPNDVVVKLEEYFTSEKAYLNKDLKIWEVSKMINSNRTYVSGIINKHYRMNFCTYVNHHRVKEARRMLETESFDGYTLEHIGDLSGFGSLNSFIRAFQKETGITPGKYREDRKVRKSDQSFAHINT
- a CDS encoding Dps family protein, which produces METKRTNNNVVAQLNNVLADLQIVYQNMRAMHWLIKGPDFYQQHKMFEGFYTELADVVDDVAERILTLDGVPYHQFSEYLDQTSIEPVAEVPRGKETLKITVENFEHLLGEYREILEAASNIGDEGTVALFSEFIASTEKKLWMLNATLS